A stretch of Rhodoferax potami DNA encodes these proteins:
- a CDS encoding glycine-rich domain-containing protein has translation MLSRRIGWLSWSKWLAVPLFTLMQYVASPWRSMFFMTLVLSAALSVFFFFSLRAWELSLRRQFVREAPLPRFLGAKLMAQYSQLSARDTELVLHGLRQFFMAHLRSNRQFVAMPSKVVDAAWHEFILHTRGYQQWCHAAFGSLLHHSPAEVLGRDARRNDGLRRVWFWACKEESIDPRQPSRLPLLFALDKKFGIAGGFTYVADCGAMNRQNADAYCGTSFGDGGSDCGAPGDAGSFGGADSSSSGGDGGGDSGCGGGGD, from the coding sequence ATGCTGTCTAGGCGCATTGGGTGGTTGAGCTGGAGCAAGTGGCTGGCGGTGCCCTTGTTCACTCTCATGCAGTACGTCGCCAGCCCTTGGCGCAGCATGTTTTTTATGACCCTGGTGCTCAGCGCTGCGCTGTCCGTATTTTTCTTCTTTTCTCTGCGGGCCTGGGAGCTTAGCCTGCGCCGCCAGTTTGTTCGGGAGGCACCGCTGCCGCGCTTTTTGGGCGCCAAGCTCATGGCGCAGTACTCGCAGCTCAGCGCGCGCGACACCGAGCTGGTGCTGCACGGCCTGCGCCAGTTTTTCATGGCGCACTTGCGCAGCAATCGCCAGTTTGTTGCGATGCCATCCAAGGTAGTGGATGCGGCCTGGCACGAGTTCATTCTGCACACGCGCGGCTACCAGCAGTGGTGCCATGCCGCATTTGGCAGTCTGCTGCACCACAGCCCGGCCGAAGTGCTGGGGCGTGATGCCCGCCGCAACGACGGCTTGCGCCGGGTGTGGTTTTGGGCCTGCAAAGAGGAAAGCATTGACCCCCGCCAGCCCAGCCGCTTGCCGCTGTTGTTTGCCTTAGATAAAAAATTTGGCATCGCTGGTGGCTTTACCTATGTGGCGGACTGTGGCGCTATGAACCGGCAAAACGCGGATGCGTATTGCGGCACTAGTTTTGGTGACGGCGGCAGCGATTGCGGTGCGCCCGGTGATGCGGGAAGCTTCGGTGGGGCTGATAGCAGCAGTTCGGGGGGTGACGGCGGTGGTGATAGCGGCTGCGGTGGTGGTGGCGACTAG
- a CDS encoding aldo/keto reductase: MNTIQLGRSDLRVTPICLGTMTFGEQVDEPTSHAILSRSLERGVNFIDTAEMYSVPPRAETFNLTEKIIGNWLKANPGAREKLVIATKVAGPSRGMPWVRNGSSNLTAEDIIAAAEGSLQRMKIDVIDLYQIHWPVRHVPMFGGMYYNPANENVGGSAIEEQLRAMDTLVKAGKVRAIGLSNETSYGVHEFVRLAEQHGLPRIATVQNNYGLLARTVENGLDETMHRLGVSLLPYSPLAFGLLTGKYDDEGLLGENVSPDVRLRKFESTRKQRWGRPDALKAARKYNALAREYGFTPSQMALAFCYTKWQVASTIIGVRTLEQLDENIDAWGTVLPEELLKKIDEVRWEIRDPAV; the protein is encoded by the coding sequence ATGAACACCATCCAACTCGGTCGCAGCGATCTGCGCGTTACCCCCATCTGCCTCGGCACCATGACCTTCGGTGAGCAGGTGGACGAACCTACCTCCCACGCCATTCTGAGCCGCTCGCTGGAGCGGGGGGTCAACTTCATCGACACGGCCGAGATGTACTCGGTGCCTCCGCGCGCTGAGACCTTTAACCTGACCGAAAAAATCATCGGCAACTGGCTGAAGGCCAACCCAGGTGCCCGCGAAAAACTGGTGATCGCCACCAAAGTAGCCGGCCCCTCCCGCGGCATGCCCTGGGTGCGCAATGGCAGCAGCAACCTCACCGCAGAAGACATCATTGCCGCAGCAGAGGGCAGCCTGCAGCGGATGAAAATCGACGTCATCGACCTTTACCAGATTCACTGGCCGGTGCGCCATGTGCCCATGTTCGGCGGCATGTACTACAACCCCGCCAATGAAAACGTGGGTGGCAGCGCCATTGAAGAGCAGCTGCGCGCCATGGACACGCTGGTCAAGGCCGGCAAGGTGCGCGCCATCGGTTTGTCGAACGAAACCTCTTACGGCGTGCACGAGTTTGTGCGCCTGGCCGAGCAGCACGGCCTACCCCGTATTGCGACCGTGCAAAACAACTACGGCCTGCTGGCCCGCACGGTAGAAAACGGCTTGGATGAAACCATGCACCGCCTGGGCGTGTCGCTACTGCCGTATTCGCCCTTGGCCTTTGGCCTGCTCACCGGCAAATACGACGACGAAGGCCTGCTGGGCGAGAACGTGTCGCCCGATGTGCGGCTGCGCAAGTTCGAGTCCACCCGCAAGCAACGCTGGGGCCGCCCTGACGCCTTGAAGGCCGCGCGCAAATACAACGCCTTGGCCCGCGAATACGGCTTCACACCCAGCCAGATGGCTTTGGCCTTCTGCTACACCAAGTGGCAAGTCGCCAGCACCATCATCGGTGTGCGCACCCTGGAGCAACTCGATGAAAACATCGACGCCTGGGGCACCGTGCTACCCGAAGAGCTGCTCAAAAAGATCGACGAAGTCCGCTGGGAAATCCGCGATCCGGCGGTGTGA
- a CDS encoding aminoacyl-tRNA deacylase gives MAKKDHVSETPATQLLKASKVAFTEHPYEYLEHGGAQHSAAVLGFDPFTVVKTLIMQDHDAKPLVVLMHGNRKVSTKNLARQIGVKSVEPCAPEVANKHSGYLVGGTSPFGTRKTMPVFIESTILELPRICINGGRRGYLVGIDPQVCLELLGAKPVQCALEE, from the coding sequence ATGGCCAAAAAAGACCACGTCTCTGAAACCCCTGCCACCCAGCTGCTCAAAGCGAGCAAGGTGGCGTTCACCGAGCACCCATACGAGTACCTGGAGCATGGCGGTGCGCAGCACAGCGCGGCGGTGCTCGGGTTTGACCCGTTCACCGTGGTCAAAACTCTGATCATGCAAGACCACGATGCCAAGCCGCTGGTGGTGCTGATGCACGGCAATCGCAAGGTGTCCACCAAAAATCTGGCGCGGCAGATCGGTGTCAAATCGGTCGAGCCTTGCGCCCCCGAAGTTGCCAACAAGCACAGCGGCTACCTGGTCGGTGGCACCTCGCCTTTTGGCACCCGCAAAACCATGCCGGTGTTCATCGAATCCACCATTCTCGAGTTGCCCCGCATCTGCATCAATGGCGGCCGGCGTGGGTACCTTGTAGGGATTGATCCCCAAGTGTGTTTGGAGTTACTGGGCGCCAAGCCTGTACAGTGCGCGCTGGAAGAGTGA
- the plsY gene encoding glycerol-3-phosphate 1-O-acyltransferase PlsY, producing MNSVLYPLLATVAAYLIGSLSFAVIVSRVMGLNDPRTYGSKNPGATNVLRSGSKAAAVVTLLLDAVKGWLPVAAIQWWGQPYGLGEGTMALAGFAAFIGHLYPVFFKFVGGKGVATAMGVLVATSGWLALATGLTWLIVAYAFRYSSLASLVAALFAPAYYAFGDGVAWITDRNLLLSTAVMSMFLIWRHSENISRLVKGTESKLGKKKEAGK from the coding sequence TTGAATTCTGTGTTGTATCCCTTGCTGGCCACCGTAGCCGCCTACCTGATCGGGTCTTTGTCGTTTGCCGTCATCGTGAGCCGCGTCATGGGCCTGAACGATCCGCGCACCTACGGCAGCAAAAACCCCGGCGCCACCAATGTGCTGCGCTCCGGCTCCAAGGCTGCCGCAGTGGTTACGCTGCTGCTTGATGCCGTCAAAGGCTGGCTGCCGGTCGCTGCCATCCAGTGGTGGGGCCAGCCTTATGGCCTGGGCGAGGGCACCATGGCGCTGGCCGGTTTTGCGGCCTTTATCGGTCACCTGTATCCGGTGTTCTTCAAGTTTGTGGGCGGCAAGGGCGTTGCCACGGCGATGGGCGTGTTGGTCGCGACCAGCGGCTGGTTGGCGTTGGCCACGGGCCTCACCTGGCTGATCGTGGCGTATGCCTTCCGCTACTCGTCTTTGGCGTCTTTGGTGGCCGCCTTGTTCGCACCGGCGTATTACGCCTTTGGTGACGGTGTCGCCTGGATCACCGATCGCAACTTGCTGCTGTCAACGGCGGTGATGTCCATGTTCCTGATCTGGCGCCATTCAGAGAACATTTCCCGCTTGGTCAAGGGCACAGAGTCCAAGCTGGGCAAGAAAAAAGAAGCAGGCAAGTAG
- a CDS encoding HD-GYP domain-containing protein: MAVVRDENAYEDLLGQWSDLESGLGVILGSPATTQQFAYRVVQYDRWMQGLLQRDPDVGLYLLFQLASNSPVGYSASHALVCAVLCHMVGTELKLPPAERNSLVHAALTMNVAMTALQDQLATQTERPNQAQQDAIRAHPIKGAMMLANLGVSDDAWLEIVSSHHDDAVDRNTGDETHRTLLLTRILKVVDRYAAMISPRASRTGRSAIESARSVMARATAGVDEIGQALVRSVGLCPPGTYVRLENDELAVVVRRSGKTNEPFVVVIGKPSGEFHTVPRLHATGNAPPRIRSALPSVAVRTPLNHFYLLQLGSQALSLA; the protein is encoded by the coding sequence ATGGCAGTCGTGCGAGACGAAAACGCTTACGAAGACTTGTTGGGCCAGTGGTCTGACCTGGAGTCCGGCTTGGGCGTCATTTTGGGCAGCCCCGCAACCACACAGCAGTTTGCCTACCGGGTGGTGCAATACGACCGGTGGATGCAAGGCCTGCTGCAGCGCGACCCGGATGTGGGCCTGTATCTGCTGTTTCAGCTGGCCAGTAATTCCCCGGTGGGGTACAGCGCCTCGCACGCGCTGGTCTGTGCGGTTTTGTGCCACATGGTGGGCACCGAGCTGAAGCTGCCGCCGGCTGAGCGCAATAGCCTGGTCCACGCGGCGCTCACCATGAATGTGGCCATGACTGCCTTGCAAGACCAGTTGGCTACCCAAACCGAGCGGCCCAACCAGGCCCAGCAAGACGCCATTCGGGCGCACCCGATCAAGGGCGCCATGATGTTGGCGAATTTGGGGGTGTCGGACGACGCGTGGCTGGAAATCGTGTCCAGCCACCATGACGACGCAGTAGACCGCAATACCGGCGACGAAACTCACCGCACCCTGCTCTTAACCCGGATTTTGAAGGTCGTGGACCGATATGCGGCCATGATCAGCCCGCGCGCGTCTCGTACCGGGCGCAGCGCGATTGAATCTGCCCGTTCGGTGATGGCGCGGGCGACTGCTGGGGTCGACGAAATCGGGCAGGCGCTGGTCCGCTCGGTAGGCCTGTGCCCGCCCGGCACCTATGTGCGCCTAGAGAACGATGAACTTGCGGTAGTGGTGCGGCGCAGCGGTAAAACCAATGAGCCTTTTGTGGTGGTCATCGGCAAGCCCAGTGGCGAGTTTCATACGGTCCCGCGACTGCACGCCACAGGCAATGCGCCGCCACGAATCCGCTCTGCCCTGCCATCGGTGGCGGTGCGCACACCGCTGAACCACTTCTATTTGTTGCAGCTCGGCAGCCAAGCCCTCAGCTTGGCGTGA
- a CDS encoding retropepsin-like aspartic protease family protein, which translates to MRTAARFLFALLLAPAVWGQTVAINGTLGDKALLIVDGGFPKSVALGATHMGVKVVSMQGDTVVVEVAGKKMSLRVGDAPANVGTGAGQPASGNRVVLAVGPGGHFMSDGQINGRIVRFMVDTGATAVSISAAEADRIGLKYQNGDRVQMNTANGVVPGWRMTLNNVRLGDVSVSGVDAVITPASMPYVLLGNSFLGRFQMNRTNDQMILDRRF; encoded by the coding sequence ATGCGCACCGCCGCCCGCTTTTTGTTTGCCCTGTTGCTGGCCCCCGCTGTCTGGGGCCAGACGGTCGCTATTAACGGAACGCTGGGCGACAAGGCGCTGCTGATTGTGGATGGCGGCTTTCCCAAAAGTGTGGCCTTGGGGGCCACCCACATGGGCGTCAAAGTGGTGTCCATGCAGGGCGACACGGTCGTGGTCGAGGTTGCCGGCAAAAAAATGTCCCTGCGGGTTGGCGATGCGCCCGCGAATGTGGGCACCGGGGCAGGCCAGCCGGCGAGCGGCAACCGGGTTGTGTTGGCGGTGGGGCCGGGTGGTCACTTTATGTCGGATGGCCAGATCAATGGACGTATCGTGCGGTTCATGGTGGATACCGGCGCTACCGCTGTGTCTATCAGCGCGGCCGAAGCCGACCGTATCGGGCTCAAGTACCAAAACGGTGACCGTGTGCAGATGAACACTGCCAATGGCGTGGTGCCCGGTTGGCGCATGACACTGAACAACGTCCGCTTGGGCGATGTGTCAGTCAGCGGAGTAGATGCTGTCATCACGCCGGCTTCGATGCCCTATGTGTTGCTGGGCAATAGCTTTTTGGGCCGTTTCCAGATGAACCGGACCAACGATCAGATGATTCTAGACAGGCGTTTTTGA
- a CDS encoding YajQ family cyclic di-GMP-binding protein, translating into MPSFDTVCEADLVKVKNGVENTAKEIGTRFDFKGTAAKIEIKDKEITLIGDAEFQLDQIEDVLRNKLTKQEVDVRFLDRGDVQKMGGDKVKVMIKVRNGIESELAKKIQRLMKDSKLKVQAAIQEEKVRITGAKRDDLQAAMALIRKDVTDIPLTFDNFRD; encoded by the coding sequence ATGCCCTCATTTGATACCGTATGCGAAGCCGACTTGGTCAAGGTCAAGAACGGCGTAGAAAACACAGCCAAAGAAATCGGCACCCGCTTTGACTTCAAAGGCACAGCCGCCAAGATCGAGATCAAGGACAAGGAAATCACCCTGATAGGGGATGCCGAGTTCCAGCTCGACCAGATCGAAGACGTGTTGCGCAACAAACTCACCAAGCAGGAAGTCGATGTGCGCTTCCTGGACCGTGGCGATGTCCAGAAAATGGGCGGCGACAAGGTCAAGGTGATGATCAAGGTGCGTAACGGCATCGAATCCGAACTGGCCAAGAAGATCCAGCGCCTGATGAAGGACAGCAAACTGAAGGTGCAAGCCGCCATTCAGGAAGAAAAAGTGCGCATTACCGGCGCTAAGCGGGATGACCTGCAAGCCGCCATGGCGCTGATCCGCAAAGATGTGACCGATATCCCCCTGACCTTCGACAACTTCCGCGACTGA
- the murB gene encoding UDP-N-acetylmuramate dehydrogenase, protein MLVEKNIPLQAFNTFRIVAKAQALARITSEADVHQLLADPEWTAVPKFVLGGGSNIVLTGDVKPLVLKVEVRGLKVVGETAKSVIVEAGAGENWHDFVTWTLDQNLPGMENMALIPGTVGASPVQNVGAYGVELQDRFDSLDAIDLLTGQVFTLNAAQCAFGYRDSVFKHASSGEADLHLPLGLKDRALILRVRFALPKAWKPVLGYADIERKMAEHGVTEPTARQIYDWVCEVRRAKLPDPAVIGNAGSFFKNPTVTAEQCEDIIARDPKVVHYRLDNGSVKLAAGWLIDSCGWKGKSVGQAGVYEKQALVLVNRGAGVDGNGATGGEVMTLAKAIQTSVYERFGIMLEPEPVVI, encoded by the coding sequence ATGTTAGTCGAGAAAAACATTCCCCTGCAGGCGTTCAACACCTTCCGCATTGTGGCCAAGGCCCAGGCGCTGGCCCGAATCACCAGTGAAGCCGACGTGCACCAACTGTTGGCCGATCCTGAGTGGACCGCTGTGCCCAAGTTTGTGCTGGGGGGCGGCAGCAACATTGTGCTGACCGGCGACGTCAAGCCCCTGGTGCTGAAAGTCGAGGTCCGCGGGCTCAAGGTCGTGGGCGAAACGGCCAAGTCCGTCATCGTGGAGGCCGGTGCTGGCGAAAACTGGCACGACTTCGTGACCTGGACGCTGGACCAGAACCTGCCGGGCATGGAAAACATGGCCCTGATCCCCGGCACCGTGGGCGCCTCGCCAGTGCAAAACGTGGGCGCTTATGGTGTGGAGCTGCAAGACCGCTTTGACTCGCTGGACGCCATCGACCTGCTGACCGGCCAGGTATTCACCCTGAACGCCGCGCAATGCGCATTTGGCTACCGCGACTCGGTGTTCAAACACGCCAGCAGCGGCGAGGCCGACCTGCACTTACCCCTGGGTCTGAAAGACCGGGCCTTGATCTTACGGGTGCGCTTTGCTCTGCCCAAGGCCTGGAAGCCGGTGCTGGGCTATGCCGATATCGAGCGCAAGATGGCTGAACACGGTGTTACCGAGCCCACCGCCCGCCAGATCTACGACTGGGTGTGCGAGGTGCGCCGCGCCAAGCTGCCGGACCCTGCCGTCATCGGCAACGCCGGCAGTTTCTTCAAAAACCCCACGGTCACCGCCGAACAGTGTGAAGACATCATCGCCCGCGACCCCAAGGTCGTGCACTACCGGCTGGACAACGGCTCGGTCAAGCTGGCCGCCGGCTGGCTGATCGACTCCTGCGGCTGGAAGGGCAAATCGGTAGGCCAAGCGGGTGTGTACGAAAAGCAGGCGCTGGTGCTGGTGAACCGCGGCGCCGGGGTGGACGGCAACGGCGCCACTGGCGGCGAAGTCATGACCCTGGCCAAAGCCATTCAGACCAGTGTGTACGAGCGTTTCGGCATCATGCTGGAGCCGGAGCCGGTGGTGATCTAA
- a CDS encoding complex I NDUFA9 subunit family protein — MKNIFVLGGTGFVGRHVVQKLVKQGYTVTVATRRAANARELQTLPTVTVAELNVHNPAALQQALAGHDAVVNLVAILHGTEAAFQKVHVDLPASLARAAVAAGVPRVVHISALGANPQQPEAAPSRYLRSKSRGELALSHPALAVSVLRPSVIFGAEDKFLNMFAKLQQVFPFMPLAGAHARFQPVWVEDVATAVVRLVQARAAAGVTGVWEACGPQVYTLGALVQGAGVWAGIAEGRGRPVIPLPEWAGRLQAAMMQLAPGEPLMSGDNLDSMKVDNVASGLEAGLADLGIQAAALEPIAMDYLQRGLPGHGLLGLRRRV; from the coding sequence ATGAAAAACATATTTGTTCTCGGTGGCACCGGCTTTGTCGGGCGCCACGTGGTCCAGAAACTGGTCAAACAGGGGTACACCGTCACGGTGGCCACACGGCGCGCCGCCAACGCGCGCGAGCTGCAAACCCTGCCCACTGTCACGGTGGCTGAGCTCAATGTGCACAACCCGGCAGCCTTGCAGCAGGCGCTGGCCGGGCACGATGCGGTGGTGAACCTGGTGGCCATCTTGCATGGCACCGAGGCCGCTTTCCAAAAGGTGCATGTGGACTTGCCCGCCAGCTTGGCCCGTGCCGCAGTGGCGGCTGGTGTGCCTCGCGTGGTGCACATCAGCGCGCTGGGCGCCAACCCGCAGCAGCCGGAGGCTGCGCCTTCTCGCTACCTGCGCAGCAAGTCGCGGGGCGAGTTGGCCCTAAGCCACCCGGCCTTGGCCGTGTCGGTGCTGCGGCCCAGTGTCATCTTTGGGGCGGAAGACAAGTTCTTGAACATGTTTGCCAAGCTGCAGCAAGTGTTCCCCTTCATGCCGCTGGCGGGTGCCCATGCGCGCTTTCAGCCAGTGTGGGTGGAAGACGTCGCCACTGCCGTGGTGCGCCTGGTACAGGCCCGCGCAGCAGCAGGGGTGACTGGCGTGTGGGAGGCCTGTGGCCCACAGGTCTACACCTTGGGCGCACTGGTGCAGGGCGCTGGCGTGTGGGCCGGCATTGCGGAGGGGCGTGGCCGCCCGGTGATTCCGCTACCCGAATGGGCGGGGCGCCTGCAAGCCGCCATGATGCAGCTTGCCCCCGGCGAGCCGCTCATGAGCGGCGACAACCTCGACTCGATGAAGGTGGACAACGTGGCCAGCGGCCTGGAGGCAGGTTTGGCCGATCTGGGTATTCAAGCCGCTGCGCTCGAGCCCATTGCCATGGACTACCTGCAGCGCGGCCTGCCGGGCCACGGCCTGCTAGGCTTGCGCCGCAGGGTCTGA
- a CDS encoding ATP-binding protein, producing MNGSGKNKRYLLWLAVGTGVLAVAMAVLLGLQITQKRAIERANDLRADSVTALVFQFEREFLRFRQTLEASVIRPGAPDADNLTLRYDLFLSRLSLLRENPTTELITHRAEYQAAMPHLDDLIAQADQVMAANPLNKKDLATLLVAFNTIGVDVQALSLAANSEVAALLESQDKTMLQQNDEIIRLTLAQLLFLLVAAGALALRQRRQEQERQALEDLTHELREAHFRAEAANRGKSQFLANMSHELRTPFNGMLGMMSLLESTPLTPVQVDYIKTAKGSANHLLTLLNDILDVSALEAGKMTVNPEPVHLAALLSEVNALMNPLAVEKQLKFSIVVQADLPPWVLADATRLKQILFNLVSNALKFTEHGGVTLTIVPRPRTDGNTGLAFLVEDTGIGMDDHVLSRLFQRFYQVDGGLARKFGGTGLGLEISQTLARMMGGAIEVESTPGKGSVFTLHLPFTTCPAPPNAGMSVAIQTLFKPLPATTATHAPATGAPAAASGTAAPLEALRVLVAEDHPVNRKFVGILLDKMGCKATFCENGQIAVDAAQREVFDLVLMDVHMPVMDGLTATRIIRAMPGPMGQVPIIVLTADVMNDAKEQAMAAGVNDFVTKPVQIGQLQAAMQKCLAVAPPALPAASDPAAQA from the coding sequence TTGAACGGCTCCGGCAAAAACAAACGCTACCTGCTGTGGCTTGCTGTCGGCACGGGTGTGCTGGCGGTGGCCATGGCTGTTTTGCTGGGTCTGCAGATTACCCAGAAGCGGGCCATTGAGCGGGCCAACGACCTGCGAGCAGACTCGGTGACCGCGCTGGTGTTCCAGTTTGAACGGGAGTTTTTGCGCTTCCGCCAGACGCTAGAGGCCAGCGTAATCCGCCCCGGCGCCCCGGATGCCGACAACCTGACCCTGCGCTATGACCTGTTTTTGAGCCGCCTGAGCCTGCTGCGCGAAAACCCGACGACCGAGCTGATCACCCACCGGGCCGAATACCAGGCCGCCATGCCCCACCTGGACGACCTGATTGCGCAGGCGGACCAAGTGATGGCAGCCAACCCGCTGAACAAAAAAGACCTGGCGACCCTGCTGGTGGCGTTCAATACCATCGGGGTGGATGTGCAGGCTTTGAGCCTTGCGGCCAACTCTGAAGTGGCGGCATTGCTGGAGAGCCAGGACAAGACGATGCTGCAGCAAAACGACGAGATCATCCGTCTCACGTTGGCCCAGCTACTGTTTTTGCTGGTGGCCGCAGGCGCACTGGCCTTGCGCCAACGCCGCCAGGAACAAGAGCGCCAAGCCCTGGAAGACCTGACCCACGAGCTGCGCGAAGCGCATTTCCGCGCGGAAGCCGCCAACCGCGGCAAAAGCCAGTTCCTGGCCAATATGAGCCACGAGCTGCGCACCCCCTTTAATGGGATGCTGGGCATGATGAGCCTGCTGGAGAGCACCCCACTCACCCCTGTGCAGGTGGACTACATCAAGACCGCCAAGGGGTCCGCTAACCACTTGCTGACGCTGCTGAACGATATTTTGGATGTCTCCGCGCTGGAAGCCGGCAAGATGACGGTGAACCCCGAGCCTGTGCACCTGGCCGCACTGTTGAGCGAAGTGAATGCGCTCATGAACCCGCTGGCGGTAGAAAAGCAACTGAAGTTCTCTATCGTGGTGCAAGCAGACCTGCCCCCTTGGGTGCTGGCTGACGCCACCCGCCTGAAGCAGATTTTGTTCAACCTGGTTAGCAACGCACTCAAGTTCACCGAGCATGGCGGTGTGACGCTGACCATCGTGCCCCGCCCGCGCACCGACGGCAACACAGGCTTGGCCTTTCTGGTGGAAGACACCGGCATCGGCATGGACGACCATGTGCTTTCACGCCTGTTTCAGCGCTTTTACCAGGTGGACGGCGGGCTGGCCCGCAAGTTCGGGGGCACAGGCCTGGGGCTAGAGATTTCGCAGACGCTGGCCCGCATGATGGGCGGCGCCATTGAGGTAGAGAGCACCCCGGGCAAAGGCTCGGTGTTCACCTTGCACCTGCCATTCACCACCTGCCCGGCCCCGCCCAACGCAGGCATGTCAGTAGCCATTCAGACGCTTTTCAAGCCCCTGCCTGCCACTACGGCTACCCATGCACCTGCCACTGGCGCACCGGCAGCTGCGTCGGGCACTGCTGCGCCCCTGGAAGCGCTGCGGGTGCTGGTGGCTGAAGATCACCCGGTGAACCGCAAGTTTGTGGGCATCCTGCTCGACAAAATGGGCTGCAAGGCCACCTTTTGCGAGAACGGCCAGATTGCCGTGGACGCGGCGCAGCGCGAGGTCTTTGACCTGGTGCTGATGGATGTGCACATGCCCGTGATGGACGGGCTGACCGCCACCCGCATCATCCGCGCGATGCCGGGCCCGATGGGGCAGGTGCCCATCATTGTGCTGACAGCAGACGTGATGAACGACGCCAAAGAACAAGCCATGGCCGCCGGCGTGAATGACTTTGTGACCAAGCCGGTGCAAATCGGCCAGCTGCAAGCAGCCATGCAGAAATGCCTCGCTGTCGCCCCGCCAGCCCTGCCAGCCGCCTCAGACCCTGCGGCGCAAGCCTAG
- a CDS encoding molybdopterin-dependent oxidoreductase: MTIARRPLIAAALVWMAALPAAHALEPAKGKVILTITGKVADKNSAEGAAFDLAMLEKLPQQTFSTKTPWDKNPIKFKGPLLRDVLAAAKASGTTLKAAALNDYQTSIPFDDAAKFDVIVAHQMNDQAIPVRTKGPLFIVYPFDTKAELRSNVYYERSAWQLKSIAVD, from the coding sequence ATGACTATTGCCAGACGCCCCCTCATTGCCGCAGCTTTGGTATGGATGGCAGCCCTGCCGGCTGCTCACGCCTTGGAGCCCGCCAAGGGCAAGGTGATCTTGACCATCACCGGCAAAGTGGCTGACAAGAACAGTGCAGAAGGCGCCGCCTTCGACTTGGCCATGCTGGAAAAGCTGCCCCAGCAGACCTTCAGCACCAAAACGCCTTGGGACAAAAACCCGATCAAATTCAAAGGCCCCCTGCTGCGCGACGTGCTGGCTGCGGCCAAAGCCAGCGGCACCACACTCAAAGCCGCGGCGCTGAACGACTACCAGACCAGTATTCCATTTGACGACGCCGCCAAGTTTGACGTGATCGTGGCCCACCAGATGAACGACCAAGCCATCCCGGTGCGCACGAAGGGACCGCTGTTCATCGTCTACCCGTTTGACACCAAGGCAGAGCTGCGCTCCAACGTGTATTACGAGCGCTCGGCTTGGCAATTGAAGTCAATTGCAGTGGATTAA